In the genome of Vidua macroura isolate BioBank_ID:100142 chromosome 19, ASM2450914v1, whole genome shotgun sequence, one region contains:
- the MFSD6L gene encoding major facilitator superfamily domain-containing protein 6-like, with the protein MSERWDVGRPLALAALFRLLQGAARGCAEPFLPLYLRLLGLPAPLVGAAAGARLLAALAVPLCCPRGRGRLLLAGSVLGSAGASLALTGSAGDAGCDRSLQLGLPGSPPSPLPPGPPATLLTPVPSPGTGRDRALTPSALPRTTAVPGGAGTAAADALAASRKPAVGSSTSRGLLGTTGVLQERGRGVGEGDPKGKGSLDGPSGWTVTGIDQQTPEPGGPASYGPPFPELQGETPDSAATDLADNAEESLNAAEGSEPALFKTALPAVGDAHSPGNLSDSRDASLEAVQSISQDRGYQVFLMVLGAVVLWELLATSLEWTMDESVYEYLDFVDATGRYGRLWPWGSVGAAAGACGVSVLVDRLDCSLGGSIPRLAVHFYGYAVLVMLSLVVSVFFPGHVPRQSARAPGLAKALSLLRGDGRALLLAGTAFLVGAASSATHNFLLWQLQDQGSSELLMGLWVALGPLAELALHPLRPQLLRALPGSGLEVLSLGALAAQLLSFSLLRAPWAALAVQALPGLSGGALGWRLEGTVGDAAVRGTERALPRGLCAGGAGPGSLGGGFVLQRFGLPVLLQAGCAGLGLWVLFFLIVRSKLPRQRKINYSRLLAADSSEMSDSEEEDEKDWLVKAMKDESFNRNWIQQHGIS; encoded by the coding sequence ATGAGCGAGCGCTGGGACGTGGGCCGGCCACTGGCGCTGGCCGCGCTGTTCCGGCTGCTGCAGGGCGCGGCCCGGGGCTGCGCCGAGCCCTTCCTGCCGCTCTACCTGCGGCTGCTCGGGCTGCCCGCGCCGCTCGTGggggccgcggccggggccCGGCTGCTGGCGGCGCTCGCCGTGCCGCTGTGctgcccgcggggccgggggcggctgCTGCTGGCGGGGTCGGTGCTGGGCTCGGCCGGGGCCAGCCTGGCGCTCACGGGGAGCGCGGGGGACGCGGGCTGCGACCGCAGCCTGCAGCTCGGCCTGCCCGGCTCCCCGCCCTCCCCGCTGCCCCCCGGGCCCCCTGCCACTCTGCTCACGCCGGTGCCCAGCCCCGGCACGGGCCGTGACAGAGCGTTAACCCCGAGCGCTCTGCCGCGcaccacagctgtgccagggggagcggggacagcggcTGCTGACGCGTTGGCAGCGAGCAGGAAGCCCGCTGTGGGCAGTTCAACCTCCCGGGGGTTGTTGGGCACAACAGGTGTGCTTCAGGAACGCGGCAGAGGTGTTGGGGAAGGTGAtccaaagggaaaaggctccTTGGATGGTCCCTCTGGCTGGACAGTGACAGGCATCGATCAGCAGACACCGGAACCAGGAGGGCCGGCATCCTACGGACCtcccttccctgagctccaggggGAAACTCCAGACTCTGCTGCCACCGATCTTGCTGATAATGCTGAGGAAAGCCTAAATGCCGCTGAGGGTAGTGAGCCAGCTTTGTTTAAAACAGCTCTTCCCGCTGTTGGAGATGCCCACTCGCCTGGAAACCTTTCAGACTCTCGAGATGCCAGCTTGGAGGCAgtgcagagcatctcccaggaCAGAGGGTACCAGGTTTTTCTCATGGTCCTGGGCGCTGTGGTGCTCTGGGAGCTGTTGGCCACTTCCCTGGAATGGACCATGGATGAGAGTGTCTACGAGTACCTGGACTTTGTGGACGCCACGGGCAGGTACGGGCGGCTGTGGCCGTGGGGCTCGGTGGGCGCGGCCGCCGGAGCGTGCGGCGTGTCCGTGCTGGTGGATCGGCTGGATTGCTCCCTCGGCGGCTCCATCCCCCGCCTCGCCGTGCACTTCTACGGCTACGCTGTCCTGGTGATGCTCTCCCTGGTGGTCAGCGTCTTCTTCCCCGGCCACGTTCCCAGGCAGAGCGCCCGCGCTCCCGGGCTGGCCAAGGCGCTGTCGCTGCTGCGGGGGGACGGCCGGGCGCTGCTCTTGGCGGGCACCGCGTTCCTCGTgggtgctgccagctctgccacccaCAACTTCctcctgtggcagctgcaggaccagggcagCAGCGAGCTCCTCATGGGGCTCTGGGTGGCCCTGGGGCCGCTGGCAGAGCTGGCCCTTCACCCGCTCAGGCCGCAGCTGCTGCGGGCGCTGCCGGGCAGCGGGCTGGAGGTGCTGAGCCTGGGCGCGCTGGCAGCGCAGCTCCTGAGCTTTTCCCTGCTCCGGGCTCCGTGGGCGGCGCTGGCGGTGCAGGCGCTGCCCGGCCTCAGCGGCGGGGCGCTGGGCTGGCGGctggaggggacagtgggggacgCGGCCGTGCGGGGCACGGAGCGCGCCCTGCCGCGGGGGCTGTGCGCGGGAGGAGCCGGCCCGGGCAGCCTCGGCGGCGGCTTTGTGCTGCAGCGCTTCGGGCTGCCCGTGCTGCTCCAGGCCGGCTGCGCGGGGCTCGGCCTCTGGGTCCTCTTCTTCCTGATTGTCCGGTCCAAATTGCCCCggcagagaaaaattaattattcccGGCTCCTGGCTGCTGATTCCAGTGAAATGAGTGACTCCGAGGAGGAGGACGAGAAGGACTGGCTGGTAAAGGCTATGAAGGATGAGAGCTTTAACAGgaattggatacagcagcatGGGATCAGCTAG
- the PIK3R6 gene encoding phosphoinositide 3-kinase regulatory subunit 6 isoform X2, which translates to MDSSELESDILRRVRALLRELDGHHPSCQSDRGMLRWTLHKRIDQNPRTSGVLARILVKELERAERGDLRHYIIPLLHTLMYTLIQAPCIPDELCARVYDFCKRLLTLPKPFCTIGLDYASRLQVERTAPGTLYQRMVISEQSLRSAPFPYQERIFIFADPELLPEAICKALATDTEAAQVSQSPRGCMSCVVTHALQAALGDTCDIHGLRARLQALPPGDVEHWFQQVVAAVEGAGSEGGSDRGQHTARLERIYHGLLGSLPAGNAPQEGLQGTPLPNPNISFHLWTEDEQLWKELVLFLRPLSQSCEPEGLGQELEPVEMPDMLAGCGCCGQSRFSVLSTDSGIERDLPAQEEPCAPCAAAAERSRLHRKGGIKKKPSPLDSVAFLQAGSAVPGGKPPGKMPSRAGMPPEPAAPLRRLHTARVVLLGDDRILGRLAQAFHSLRKREARRVFLTPRLDLQFYHIPVVPGQAQPSAAADHAGPEELCEVARYLGRADPWYESNINTLCHMIPKLATMVLFQDPAQDPAEDVFLTELLTQVQDSPSHRELSTTKRKSTLDGPGMDLTVTYRRVVLSDRHKELALSLRSTGLLMKAIPAEEAEDLGCLSVTITEIIRTSNLAGRSFSAVANRFRTRNIKIRSPEQRPFTVRLDKDSRRTYRDVIGLEVSPCLEPSYCLQKTRTTKFSPQETEDVGLVKYLPKSLLLPINTFAGVIP; encoded by the exons aTGGACAGCTCAG AGCTGGAGTCGGACATCCTGCGGCGGGTGCGGGCGCTGCTGCGGGAGCTGGACGGGCACCACCCCTCCTGCCAGAGCGACCGAG GAATGCTGCGATGGACCCTGCACAAGAGAATCGACCAGAATCCCAGAACCAGCGGTGTCCTGGCCAGGATCCTGgtgaaggagctggagagg GCCGAGCGAGGGGACCTGCGGCACTACATCATCCCCCTGCTGCACACGCTGATGTACACCTTGATCCAG gctccctgcatccctgacGAGCTCTGTGCCAGGGTTTATGACTTCTGCAAGAGGCTGCTGACCCTGCCCAAGCCCTTCTGCACCATCGGCCTGGACtatgccagcaggctgcaggtggagagGACAGCCCCAG GGACCCTGTACCAAAGGATGGTCATTTCCGAGCAGAGCCTGCGCAGCGCCCCCTTCCCCTACCAGGAGAG GATTTTCATCTTTGCTGACCCCGAGCTGCTGCCCGAAGCCATCTGCAAGGCGCTGGCCACCGACACCGAGGCGGCCCAGGTGTCCCAGAGCCCCCGGGGCTGCATGAGCTGCGTGGTCACCCACGCCCTGCAGGCGGCCCTGGGCGACACCTGCGACATCCACGGCCTCAGGGCGCGACTCCAG GCCTTGCCCCCGGGGGACGTGGAGCACTGGTTCCAGCAGGTGGTGGCGGCCGTGGAGGGCGCGGGCAGCGAGGGGGGCTCGGACCGAGGCCAGCACACGGCGCGGCTGGAGAGGATCTACCACGGCCTCCTGGGCTCCTTGCCCGCAG GGAATGCTCcccaggaagggctgcaggGGACCCCTCTGCCCAACCCCAACATCAGCTTCCACCTGTGGACAGAAGACGAGCAGCTCT ggaaggagctggtgCTGTTCCTGCGCCCGCTGTCGCAGAGCTGCGAGCCCGAGggcctggggcaggagctggagcccgTGGAGATGCCGGACATGCTGGCGGGCTGCGGCTGCTGCGGGCAGAGCCGCTTCTCCGTGCTGTCCACCGACAGCGGCATCGAGCGGGACCTGCCCGCGCAGGAGGAGCCCTGCGCGCCCTGCGCCGCGGCCGCCGAGCGCTCCCGGCTCCACAGGAAGGGCGGCATCAAGAAAAAGCCGTCCCCGCTGGACAGCGTGGCCTTCCTGCAGGCCGGCAGCGCTGTGCCCGGGGGGAAGCCCCCCGGGAAGatgcccagcagggcagggatgcccCCCGAgcccgcggccccgctccggaGGCTGCACACCGCCCgcgtggtgctgctgggggacgATCGCATCCTGGGCCGCCTGGCACAAGCCTTCCACTCCCTCAG GAAGCGGGAAGCCCGCCGAGTGTTCCTGACGCCCAGGCTGGACCTGCAGTTCTACCACATCCCCGTGGTGCCGGGGCAGGCTCAGCCCTCGGCTGCTGCC GACCACGCTGGCCCCGAGGAGCTGTGCGAGGTGGCCAGGTACCTGGGCAGGGCTGACCCCTGGTACGAGAGCAACATCAACACCCTGTGCCACATGATCCCCAAGCTGGCCACCATG gTCCTGTTCCAGGACCCGGCGCAGGACCCAGCTGAGGACGTGTTCCTCACGGAGCTgctgacccaggtgcaggacaGCCCCTCGCACAGAG agctgagcacgACCAAGAGGAAAAGCACCCTGGATGGGCCTGGCATGGATCTCACCGTGACCTACAGGAGG GTCGTGCTGAGTGACCGGCACAAGGAGCTGGCCCTGTCCCTGCGCTCCACGGGCCTGCTGATGAAAGCCATCCCAGCTGAGGAGGCTGAAG ACCTGGGCTGCCTGAGCGTGACCATCACCGAGATCATCAGGACCAGCAACTTGGCAGGCCGCTCGTTCTCA GCTGTGGCAAACAGGTTCAGAACACGGAATATCAAGATcaggagcccagagcagagaCCCTTCACGGTGCGGCTGGACAAGGACAGCAGGAGAACCTACAGGGACGTGATCGG CCTGGAGGTGTCTCCCTGCCTCGAGCCCAGCTACTGCCTGCAGAAGACGAGGACCACGAAATTCAGCCCTCAGGAAACAGAAGACGTGGGGCTCGTGAAATACCTGCCCaagtctctgctgctgcccatcaACACTTTTGCAGGAGTCATCCCGTGA
- the PIK3R6 gene encoding phosphoinositide 3-kinase regulatory subunit 6 isoform X1 → MDSSELESDILRRVRALLRELDGHHPSCQSDRGMLRWTLHKRIDQNPRTSGVLARILVKELERAERGDLRHYIIPLLHTLMYTLIQAPCIPDELCARVYDFCKRLLTLPKPFCTIGLDYASRLQVERTAPGTLYQRMVISEQSLRSAPFPYQERIFIFADPELLPEAICKALATDTEAAQVSQSPRGCMSCVVTHALQAALGDTCDIHGLRARLQALPPGDVEHWFQQVVAAVEGAGSEGGSDRGQHTARLERIYHGLLGSLPAGNAPQEGLQGTPLPNPNISFHLWTEDEQLWKELVLFLRPLSQSCEPEGLGQELEPVEMPDMLAGCGCCGQSRFSVLSTDSGIERDLPAQEEPCAPCAAAAERSRLHRKGGIKKKPSPLDSVAFLQAGSAVPGGKPPGKMPSRAGMPPEPAAPLRRLHTARVVLLGDDRILGRLAQAFHSLRKREARRVFLTPRLDLQFYHIPVVPGQAQPSAAADHAGPEELCEVARYLGRADPWYESNINTLCHMIPKLATMPSSPSRALVTDPFLTDVIAYYARMGTQPVCFQVHSVKVLFQDPAQDPAEDVFLTELLTQVQDSPSHRELSTTKRKSTLDGPGMDLTVTYRRVVLSDRHKELALSLRSTGLLMKAIPAEEAEDLGCLSVTITEIIRTSNLAGRSFSAVANRFRTRNIKIRSPEQRPFTVRLDKDSRRTYRDVIGLEVSPCLEPSYCLQKTRTTKFSPQETEDVGLVKYLPKSLLLPINTFAGVIP, encoded by the exons aTGGACAGCTCAG AGCTGGAGTCGGACATCCTGCGGCGGGTGCGGGCGCTGCTGCGGGAGCTGGACGGGCACCACCCCTCCTGCCAGAGCGACCGAG GAATGCTGCGATGGACCCTGCACAAGAGAATCGACCAGAATCCCAGAACCAGCGGTGTCCTGGCCAGGATCCTGgtgaaggagctggagagg GCCGAGCGAGGGGACCTGCGGCACTACATCATCCCCCTGCTGCACACGCTGATGTACACCTTGATCCAG gctccctgcatccctgacGAGCTCTGTGCCAGGGTTTATGACTTCTGCAAGAGGCTGCTGACCCTGCCCAAGCCCTTCTGCACCATCGGCCTGGACtatgccagcaggctgcaggtggagagGACAGCCCCAG GGACCCTGTACCAAAGGATGGTCATTTCCGAGCAGAGCCTGCGCAGCGCCCCCTTCCCCTACCAGGAGAG GATTTTCATCTTTGCTGACCCCGAGCTGCTGCCCGAAGCCATCTGCAAGGCGCTGGCCACCGACACCGAGGCGGCCCAGGTGTCCCAGAGCCCCCGGGGCTGCATGAGCTGCGTGGTCACCCACGCCCTGCAGGCGGCCCTGGGCGACACCTGCGACATCCACGGCCTCAGGGCGCGACTCCAG GCCTTGCCCCCGGGGGACGTGGAGCACTGGTTCCAGCAGGTGGTGGCGGCCGTGGAGGGCGCGGGCAGCGAGGGGGGCTCGGACCGAGGCCAGCACACGGCGCGGCTGGAGAGGATCTACCACGGCCTCCTGGGCTCCTTGCCCGCAG GGAATGCTCcccaggaagggctgcaggGGACCCCTCTGCCCAACCCCAACATCAGCTTCCACCTGTGGACAGAAGACGAGCAGCTCT ggaaggagctggtgCTGTTCCTGCGCCCGCTGTCGCAGAGCTGCGAGCCCGAGggcctggggcaggagctggagcccgTGGAGATGCCGGACATGCTGGCGGGCTGCGGCTGCTGCGGGCAGAGCCGCTTCTCCGTGCTGTCCACCGACAGCGGCATCGAGCGGGACCTGCCCGCGCAGGAGGAGCCCTGCGCGCCCTGCGCCGCGGCCGCCGAGCGCTCCCGGCTCCACAGGAAGGGCGGCATCAAGAAAAAGCCGTCCCCGCTGGACAGCGTGGCCTTCCTGCAGGCCGGCAGCGCTGTGCCCGGGGGGAAGCCCCCCGGGAAGatgcccagcagggcagggatgcccCCCGAgcccgcggccccgctccggaGGCTGCACACCGCCCgcgtggtgctgctgggggacgATCGCATCCTGGGCCGCCTGGCACAAGCCTTCCACTCCCTCAG GAAGCGGGAAGCCCGCCGAGTGTTCCTGACGCCCAGGCTGGACCTGCAGTTCTACCACATCCCCGTGGTGCCGGGGCAGGCTCAGCCCTCGGCTGCTGCC GACCACGCTGGCCCCGAGGAGCTGTGCGAGGTGGCCAGGTACCTGGGCAGGGCTGACCCCTGGTACGAGAGCAACATCAACACCCTGTGCCACATGATCCCCAAGCTGGCCACCATG CCGTCGTCACCGAGCAGGGCCCTGGTGACCGACCCGTTCCTCACCGATGTCATCGCCTACTACGCCCGCATGGGCACCCAGCCCGTCTGCTTCCAGGTGCACTCTGTCAAG gTCCTGTTCCAGGACCCGGCGCAGGACCCAGCTGAGGACGTGTTCCTCACGGAGCTgctgacccaggtgcaggacaGCCCCTCGCACAGAG agctgagcacgACCAAGAGGAAAAGCACCCTGGATGGGCCTGGCATGGATCTCACCGTGACCTACAGGAGG GTCGTGCTGAGTGACCGGCACAAGGAGCTGGCCCTGTCCCTGCGCTCCACGGGCCTGCTGATGAAAGCCATCCCAGCTGAGGAGGCTGAAG ACCTGGGCTGCCTGAGCGTGACCATCACCGAGATCATCAGGACCAGCAACTTGGCAGGCCGCTCGTTCTCA GCTGTGGCAAACAGGTTCAGAACACGGAATATCAAGATcaggagcccagagcagagaCCCTTCACGGTGCGGCTGGACAAGGACAGCAGGAGAACCTACAGGGACGTGATCGG CCTGGAGGTGTCTCCCTGCCTCGAGCCCAGCTACTGCCTGCAGAAGACGAGGACCACGAAATTCAGCCCTCAGGAAACAGAAGACGTGGGGCTCGTGAAATACCTGCCCaagtctctgctgctgcccatcaACACTTTTGCAGGAGTCATCCCGTGA
- the LOC128816870 gene encoding bMERB domain-containing protein 1-like isoform X2, whose product MEGSRASPRYGSMESTRWPPAGAGPEDEIVSMADSTATIDDIEGELFRIERIREILVRRESELRYMMDDIQLCKEISRLKTELQKLLALPENQKSNEEKQREEELVQQIHKLVETRDFLVDDVEFERLREREEDKEMAEFLQSKLSKSYLQRAAPVREKKMTSRGQQTSAPYVTKTGLTLLKECCGFTCSIM is encoded by the exons ATGGAGGGCAGCCGCGCTTCTCCGCGCTACGGATCCATGGAATCCACCCGGTGGCCGCCGGCCGGCGCGGGGCCAG AGGACGAGATCGTGTCCATGGCCGACTCCACCGCCACCATCGATGACATCGAGGGAGAGCTCTTCAGGATCGAGCGGATCCGGGAGATCCTGGTGCGCCGGGAGTCGGAGCTGCGCTACAT GATGGACGACATCCAGCTCTGTAAGGAAATCAGCCGGCTGAAAACAGAGCTCCAgaagctcctggccctgccag agaaccAGAAATCCAACgaggagaagcagagggaagaggagctggTGCAGCAGATCCACAAGCTGGTGGAAACGCGGGATTTCCTGGTGGATGACGTGGAGTTCGAGAGGCTCAG ggaaagggaagaagacAAGGAAATGGCCGAGTTCCTGCAGAGCAAGCTCTCCAAAAGCTACCTCCAGAGAGCAG ctcccgTGCGAGAGAAGAAGATGACATCGAGGGGACAGCAAACCTCGGCTCCCTACGTGACCAAGACGGGCCTGACCCTGCTCAAGGAGTGCTGTGGCTTCACCTGCTCCATCATGtag
- the LOC128816870 gene encoding bMERB domain-containing protein 1-like isoform X1, which produces MADSTATIDDIEGELFRIERIREILVRRESELRYMMDDIQLCKEISRLKTELQKLLALPENQKSNEEKQREEELVQQIHKLVETRDFLVDDVEFERLREREEDKEMAEFLQSKLSKSYLQRAAPVREKKMTSRGQQTSAPYVTKTGLTLLKECCGFTCSIM; this is translated from the exons ATGGCCGACTCCACCGCCACCATCGATGACATCGAGGGAGAGCTCTTCAGGATCGAGCGGATCCGGGAGATCCTGGTGCGCCGGGAGTCGGAGCTGCGCTACAT GATGGACGACATCCAGCTCTGTAAGGAAATCAGCCGGCTGAAAACAGAGCTCCAgaagctcctggccctgccag agaaccAGAAATCCAACgaggagaagcagagggaagaggagctggTGCAGCAGATCCACAAGCTGGTGGAAACGCGGGATTTCCTGGTGGATGACGTGGAGTTCGAGAGGCTCAG ggaaagggaagaagacAAGGAAATGGCCGAGTTCCTGCAGAGCAAGCTCTCCAAAAGCTACCTCCAGAGAGCAG ctcccgTGCGAGAGAAGAAGATGACATCGAGGGGACAGCAAACCTCGGCTCCCTACGTGACCAAGACGGGCCTGACCCTGCTCAAGGAGTGCTGTGGCTTCACCTGCTCCATCATGtag